The Magnolia sinica isolate HGM2019 chromosome 3, MsV1, whole genome shotgun sequence genome includes the window TGTTAGTTCCTATCCCATAGCGATCAGAGAAGGCGAAGATGAAATCACCCTTATCTCCTCGACAGAACCCCCCACCCTACCTGGGTTTCCTCGAGCTGAGTCATCAACGTTTATCTTAAACCAGCTAGGTGGCACTTGAAAGGTGAATGATGGCACATTGGCTCATGTTATACATGTGCACCACAAAATCATAGTCCAATGTGTACCATAACAAAAATTATtaagccttaaaatttttaaagaagATGAAGGCCCCACAAAAGTCCATAAGTATTAGATGAACCAAGGACATGAACCTTGTTCTTAACAACCGAACAATACCTAAAGGTCCACCAAAGCAGTTTTTAAATTAGACTAATTGAAGAACGTTAATTGGTCAAATATTTGCAAGTGAGACATGTACCATTCAGCCTTCAAAATAATTGTTGTTTATCACAATACGGAACATATTAATCCCTTGTCATTAAATACCAACTAAGAGGGGTGATGATAACTGTACTAGTGGCCCAAAGGACACACATGGATGATGTAGGAAAGGATGTGAAGAGGTGCGttcaccatcttccttaaggataattactccgaatccatgtaGCTTTGGAGTCCTCGTAGAGGTTCGTTGAAACTATGAgggaagaaagtagaaaatattttctaataatattgaaaataaattgattgataattgtctaatgcgTGTGTCATTGTTATACCATTAATagagaaaaaaataaaccaaaatttatAATTACCAAAAGTAAcaaaattttaattctaataaaacttttctaaaacctattttctaaaaattgaaattttaaataaacttttgctagaagagtccttaCATGATTAAAAATTACTTTTAAAAAAGATGAGAATATAAAactcttaaaataaaaaatcgaaattaataaaaatagtaatttttcctcaaaattttattttttagctaaaagcGTTCATTTTCTGATGAAACGAACGGACAGGGCCCACATTATACAAACTATCAATTTCTTCCGTAGCCATACAGTGGTCTTTTGATCCAGGACATTGTAGAGAATGTTATCCTCTATATACATTTGGATCGAGGTTGTATCCCCCTTATCAAGTTCATCTCACTCTTTATCGCTCATAAATGCAAGACGATTCACCTTACCAATAAGAGCTTGTTGCAACCATTGTTAAACTAAAAGGTCTctcatcttaacctttcataaTTTAAAGTTAGTTttatctccaaatcttcatttcatACTTTGCGTTAGACCCTCTCGTCGATATATTTGATATTAGAATTCAAAACCCCAactttagctctgataccacttgttggggatcaAGTGGAAGCAAACTCAAATTCAATTAAACAATGCGAAATCAAATGCAAACAAAAGCATACAGAGAAACACGAGTTTTACGTAGAAAAAACTTCATAGGAAAAAACCATGACATAAAGCAACAAACAATTCACTAAAAAAGGATATTataagagatggatggacttaCCAATCTAAACAACCCCAAAATCATTTATTGAAACTATAACTTTACTCTAAAACACCTTAGGAACGTCTTAACATTCACATAGAATACCATTTATAtccgatatatatactatcacaatcaaaattaaaaagaaatcGCCTACTTACGTAGTGCCGTACGAGCTATTGATAGGATTTTCGTTGGCATCGACAGTCATCGAAGACTAATCGATAACATCAAAgctaccttcgatggcatcgagtaggaaATCCGTAACTATCTAGCGAGCGGCtgaaatttttccaaattttcttgatgacattgagtggtttgtcaatggcatcgacaaagCCTTGAACTCAATCAAATTAAAGATATCTAACAACATTACTTGATGCCCGAGATCCATTTCTTTGCCCATGAAGATGGTATCCACTTGGCTATTTTGAGATTATTGAAATTGTCAATCACCAATGGGCCAAAAGAACAACCATAGCCATTCAATCAAAATTTTTAACATGGACCCTTGACATAGCTGTCCTTTCTCATAGGCCACAAACCAAATGGACAAGATTTTCCTTCGGTGCAAAATCTCAGATTGTGAGTTGCCATAATTTCTTACTTAGCCATGAATAAGTGTCAAGCTTATGAGATGCATGGCCTatatactgaaaaggaaatatgtTCGTCTGTTAAATAACGAATttgtcttctttctttttttgtacAATGGatgtcttgttttttttttaccatgcaTCGGCTTTATAACTGACAAACATACATGAAGCTTTTTATTCTACACATAAAAGAGTTACGAAAAAATCTGTAACAAGCATTTCACTTCCCAAGATATCAAAACATGAGAAGAAAATGGTCTGTATTGACTCAAGTTGCAATAGATATAAATGTCCTTAGGGTGTAAAAGAAGAGTAATAAAATTGGAGTCCCACTTATAATTTTTGTTCCATTTACggtggtaggtcccacatgagatGGACATTTAAGGATCATCTGATCTGGTAATTAATGCAAGTGAGCAGTACAAGCCCCGGTACATGTTCTTGTGATCTCCACAACACAAAGCATgtgtttagttgcaccaaattCATGAAAAATCGCACCTAACTAAGCCTGATTAATCATTAAGTATCACAAATTTCCGTGATATccgatgcaaccaaacacacccaaaagtAAAGGCTTGAAAGAAAAGAAGTCTCACATGGGAGGTTACCTTTCAACAGAAAATTCAAAGCAACAGTCAGCATTCAAGAGAAGAAGAGGCCGAAGGTTTGATGGCCAGGATCTCCTAATCTAGACaaatttttgggacatggtcCATTGAGGGTAGACATTTCATACCAATGGTCCAGTTCACTCAACCCAGTCGCACGCGCTTGTACAATGGTGTTTATATAAGCGTGTGCCTATCCTATCGTAGGTGCTTATGGGCCTGACATATTGACCCAGGCCCAGATTACGGGAGCCAGCCAGCAAATTGTTCAGGCCCAATAAATAAATTTTCTGGGCCTTATCTTAAGCATTTCGTTAGGCAAGTAACTTAGCCCAGTGAGCCGGATGGAGTGAGTATTTGCTTGGTGGGACAAAGCAACTCAGCCCGATAGGGCGAACCGGCCATGGACTCGGGCTGTACTTACCTCATCTGATTGGCTTGGCTAGCCAAAAATGCTTACCCAAATCCATCCCATTGGTCCAGCTTACACAAAAAATCAAGCCCAATAAGCGAAGATTCTTGACCTGAGCTCGTTAGGCCCGATAAATCCAGCCCAATATATTCAACGCTGATAGGATGGGTTCTCGCATGGTGGGTCAGATCTGGCCCAAGAAGGTTCATCTcacatccaagccatctgtagaCTCCGGCAGCACTTAGCTCAACGGATAGCTGGGCTGGCTTGAAAGTGACCCATCTGGCCCACTTTATTCGAGATTTGGATTGAGCCAGGAAGTCATCAGTTGGGTCCAGGATAACTAATTAACAGATCTCTATTGTTAATAACATACTACCTTCTGATACCCGATATAGTACAACCGAGCCTCAATTGTCTCGGAtaagtgatgtagagcggatcgcggacactttcatgtccaagatggactagagaaggctggATCGGAGGTAGAAGTGATCAAGACCGTCATAAtcctaaaacaggcatatctcacaaaccggaatgactatcatatatgattttcaggtaagagaagctactttagccaaccaaccccactacacCAGGTTGACCATgccagatttgcgagattccatcagatcaatggtccaaaatccttttttattttgtttttactatttataacaaGTTTTAGTTCTATCATAAATTTGGATCCTTTTAGCTTTAGGAGTCATGCCAAACATGAAAATGGATTTGAAAAAcgaggagaatagcatggttaggccaaattggacgcttattattttttggtccaaaaccatgaagtctagtagaaatcatgaccatatataaataataagtttacttcACTGACAAATTtttgggagtttgagttggagtttgattccaaGACTTTTCGTATGTTTGCTATCATTATtcaaaggattgtaaattcgtttttatcatcaaccaatctattttcgaatttatttgaattatttctaattttctattttcCCTCATAGATTGGAGGAATCGTCCAGAAAAGTtcagtggattcggagtaattatccccttgaggaagatgtcAATAAGTCGGGCAAATTAACCCGGGACTCGAGCCAGCACATGGAACTCTAAAAACCACACTCCTAAACAAGAAGACAATGACCATGATGAACAAGAAAGATCCAAGAACCTGAAATCGAAGGAGAGATACCGCCTATCACGAAAAGATAGGCGTCGAGCTTGAGAGCCAAAGAACAGCGAAGGCCATGAAGAACAAAAGAGCAAAAAGCACACTTATATATGGCTCATTCATACTTGTTAGCCTCTGTGATTATTAATTATAGTATGGAAGGATACTGTAGACGGTCTGGGCCACGGTTAGACCCAGAAGGAAAACGGCTGCGATGAGGGAGATAACAGCCCATGGGCTCCTGAAGTAGGTGTGTATGAGGTTGGCCCGCCATTTGTTCCATTGCTTCTTGCAGTAGTCATTCACCTTCCGTTGCACATCATCCAGGTTACCATCTGGTTCGAGCGTAGCATCCTTGGTCAGCGAATTGAAGAGCTTCGCTGCATCTTTATCACTCCCTAAAGCATTCTGGATGATGCCTTTGGAGTGGAGAAGGCTCACGTCTTTCCCTGTATCAATAAGGTTATCCATGAAACAGACATATGATGTTACTTCATTCCCAGCCCCCACATGAAGCCGCTCGAAGGCCATTAGGTTGAGGAATGTGGATTCGGTAGTGTCGTCGACGACTACGACAGGGAGCCTGAGGATTCCATCACGGAATTTGACGTCTTTGAGGCTCTGGGTCTTGCTTTTCTTGAACCGAATGCCGGCCTCGTAGAGCTCCCAGGCAGACCGAACGATCTCGCCTGTGCTTGGGTGAGTCGGAAATGATGGAAGGGAAGGGATGGGTGGGGTCGACGAACTGGGCCGGGGATGTCGGATCTGAAGCATGCTCTTCCTGACCACGTCTAATACATGGAgacctagacccatcttcatgggtTTTGCGTTTAAGATGCAGAACTTCAGTATCAGCTTGTGTATGAACTCTTCATTCTGCATGGAGTTCAACAAACAAAAGATGTattaggagttttttttttttttttttttttttttaaaccctcGTTTGTGATATCGCTCACTcaattacggtggggcccacatggatgcATAGTAGGATGATTGGATGTGGTTCTGGTAAGTCAGGTATATATTAAAGGTTGTAAACTAGTGTTTGGATTTTCGGTTTTGCACAATTGAGGGTAATGTGGAGCCCACGGTGCAATGATCTAGACAGTTGTCGATAGGATTTCAGCAAATTACGCAACGGTTCAGATTGACACTCGAAGATGGCCGAATTTTATACAGCTAGGATCTTCCTGTCTGGGAAAATTTTGGTGCACGGGCCATCAACGGTGAGGCCCATCCGATCATGGGGATTTTTGGCGCAAAGGGCTTCCAAAGCGCAGCTTATCAGATCAACGGGTTAGATAATTTAACCATGTGCCCTACTTGTACAAAAAATCAAACCAACCTAACAATTCTAGCCATCCAATTTGCAATGTCAAACATGGACTTTCTGCCACTTCTTGGACTCTGATCATCCTTTGAAGGCCAATCAGACTAGTAGAATCATTTCTGGTATGGTCttccatcaatgtggggcccaccgaacagaTTGTCAGGATCAACAGATGGACTTTGGGCCATTTAGTAGACTTCTTATCATCATTTTGAAGGAAAATCAGACTACGAGTATCACTTTTCGTATGGTCTTCCATCAATGTGAGACCCACAAAACAGATGATCAGGATCATCTAAccatgaaaaaaaattataaaaaacaaaaaagaagtctCACATTGTCTTCTCCTTTTTCAACGGCAATCAACTTCTCCAGCACGAGCAGAGGAATCTGGTTTTCAATCATCAGCATATCTCTTCTGATAAAAGGCATGTTATGGACCTTGCCATGGTAGCTGAAAATGGGGTCGCTGAAAGCATAGTTGTCGGTCATCCCATGGGCCTTGTACAACATCTCCAGCATGAAGCACCCATCCAAAATCATCAGCTGCAGGAACTTCTCACTATCCCTCCATTCCTCGTCGAGTTGCTCGTAGGAGTCCATCAACTGCTGCACCACTTTCGCCAATGCATCCCTGTAAATGTCAATGGGCTTGTCCGTTCTCTTGAGGAAGTGAACAAGTGCTCTGCGCTTGTGCTCCTCCATCggtttcaggtgggcctcaccgtgatggaTGGGCCCAAAAGAGATCACCTGAGGCTTGTAGGCCTTGCGGTTGAGATCCGCGCACCACGTCGGTATTCTGTAAATGGAACGCTTCTTCCACATCTCCTCTTCATCGGAGAGACTCATACGTTCGACCTCCTCCCTAACATCAACAGCCCAGCTCTTGTTTTCCATTGTTTCTTGCTTTCAATCACCTTTGCGTGGGAATTCGAGTCCCTGTTCTGTTCTTCTTATTGTGGTCGTTGTTGTTGTGGTGGTTCTTTTCTTTCGGAAGTGGTCCGCGTTATGGTTGttattattcttttcttcttctcggTATTGCTATTGTTgttgttcttttcttcttcaagTCTATGTTGTTGCCTTTTTGTTCTATTCCTTAGAAAGTCACTTTATTTTCTCACCGAAAGTAAAGTTCAGATCATTCCCAGCGGACCAGAAAGTTACCATCCATTGAATGCTTACTGCCAAGACTTTAGAGCATCGCCCAACCTCGAGGGCCTGTAAGTTCTGGCCAATTACATTAACATATTCCCGTGCAGAGTTTCACCCCGTGATCTCAAAGAACTAAGGTCAGGTGAAGGAATTTGTAATCATCGCACATTTTTATGGTATCATCATGATATCTCAAAAACCTAAGGATATATTGCTCGCAGGCCCATGGCATTTGAACACTTCTTTCACCCTAATactatgtcaaacaaccacttactctaaaagctcgagacattagaggatggtgtatcaatgtatgcCAAGAGACTTTAACGTTGCCAGCTAATGGctgtaaatgagtaatgattatttacgCTTGTGATTACAATGGCAATTCTACTACATTGTTTGTTTATTAGAAGTAAAACTATAATGAGAGCATTTTGAGCATTTTTATTAGCAGTAAAACcataatccactcatcaggtgtgcTACGGGCAAATGgctaatccactcatcaggtgtgcTATGTGTACATTAAGCCAATACATTACTTTTTTTGCATCTAGACCTACCCAATAAATGTTGATTGAGTGCCTTCAATCTTATGCagataaatgatttttaatttatcGACAGCTTCGATCAGATCGAGAATCTCTGAATAGGTTCTGTTAATTTGATTGATCGATTGTCAGGGCTGGATCGATGAAGATAATTCGAAAATATCAATTTCCTCTTTAGACACTTTTGAGTCGAATCGAACATGTGGTGTTGATCGATCGAAGATCATCGATCAGAGTCAGATCAATTGATGGTTCAATTGACAGTCTGCATCGTGCAATTTTGTACAAGTGTGttgttttgtttctaattctataACTGAGTTATATAAACCATATTTATGTGAGATTAggattaataaaaataataaatggtGCAAAATATGAGATCTTGTGAGTGAGAGGATTTTGAAAGAATAAAAATTGAGTTTTCAAATCTGTAAGTTGTATATCTCTATTAACTTTCTGTTTGTAGAGGATTCGTTCTCGTTtggtgattattatttttttagtttttctattgCATGTTTGATTTGTTCTAAGGTCGCTTTTACGCCTTACCCATGGCGGTTGCACATAACAATATATAAATTAGCCTGAATTTTAACGCACAACAATCCACTCATGTTCAGAAACAGCCCACATCTAATGGATAGTAGTCCAAATATCAAGGGGTTTTGATcgtccaatctgggagatttgaCGTGCTTCGCTTATCCACAAGGAGGGCCAtcgtatcaacagtttggatgactgaaccatggaccccacatgtggaaAATCCAATGTGTCTGCTGACTGTAGGATTGCTGATGAACAGGACCATATAATTCCCCATCTAGATGCTCGAGGGTAAAGAGAAAGGTAAAATGCttatattcttattaaatgaaaaaggaaaagaatgTATAAATAACGGAAAAATGATCCAGtggtcctagttgcattgggacacatagacatccgaaccattgatctacactgttcattaggtccaacataATTCACGGGggatcatgcaaatatcacacatatgtgaaggggaaaaaaatcatttgatcaatgacctTGACGTGCACTGCAGAAAAAAAGCCCAAACCAAAAATAGATCATTGGATCATCTGATAGGCACAAAAAGatagattggatcatctgatcagcacGATTTTAGTCCATGAAATGTAATCTGGACCTTGCATTGAGACACGTAGACAGTCCAATCTATCGACCGCTCTCAGAGAAGTCAACCGACTTATCCAGCTAACTCGATGAGTTGAGTTAAGCCATATTGAGTCAACTCATCTTTCCTCCTCCCTCAATAGTATCCGTTGGATTAAGCCGTATTGAGTCAATTCATCCCTTCCTCCATCTCTGAGTCGACTGAGCTATCCAGCTGACTCGATGAGTCGAGTTAAGCTGTATTGAGTCAACTCATCCCTCCTTTCATCCCCGAGTTATCCAGCTGACTCGATGAGTTGAGTTAAGACGTAATGAGTCAACTCATCCCTCCCTCGGAGAAACTTGCAGGCCAGTGAGTTGAGTTAAGCCATATTGAGTCAACTCATCTTTCCTTCTCCCTCAATATGATCCGTTGGATTAAGCCATATTGAGTCAATTCATCCCTTCATCTCTGAGTCGACTGAGCTATCCAGCTGACTCGATGAGTCGAGTTAAGCTGTATTGAGTCAACTCATCCCTCCTTTCATCCCCGAGTTATCCAGCTGACTCGATGAGTTGAGTTATGACGTAATGAGTCAACTCATCCCTCCCTCGGAGAAACTTGCAGGCCGGTGACTCAGTCCAGTTAACCCGAGTCATATTGAGTTGACCAAGTTGTCCAGCTGACTCGATTAGTGTCTGAGTCACACTCGTCAGTAACTGAGGAACTAAGCTCGAAACCTTGTCAACTCGAAATGACTCGTCCAAGAGAGGCTCAGCTCAAAATTTCATCGACTTGAGTTGACTCATCCAAGTTTCGAGTCATGTCACCGAGTTGTGCACAGTAGGACCGGAACATGCCAATGGGTCATGCATAtgagatccaggccgtccatcaagcTGACAGATTATGAGGCTGATACGATCAAAAGGTGGGCAACAAATGTACATCGAACATGGACCATGGGTCACTTTCATTAAACATTTAGTTTCACATGCAGCCCCACCTGATGACTAGACTGGTTAACCAACTGATGAAAAGCCCAGCTCTGACAAATGTGCATCAAGGGCACATGCTAGGAGAGTTCGTGAGAAGCCATCGTATCTCTGACAAGGTGGGGGAGAGTCCAATGTCTCTGCATCCTGAGGCAAATGTTGCACTGGGGCTTGAATACCTTTCTTGCAATCAAAGCAGTGAACCTAGGCTTATAAATTAAAAACCAGCGCCGAATCCTTGTAGTCTAGactatgtttggttgcaccaaatatcataatatttcatgattaatcagtttaatttggTGCAACGTATCATAAAATtctatgatatttggtgcaaccaaacacaccctaatcaAGCAAAAGAAATTTCAGAAAGGTAGGAAGTGAAACTGAAACTAGAATGCATTATCCACACTATATCCAAGAAACAATCAACCTCATTGACTAGCCACAAGCCTTTGTATTGAGAAATCCAAACATCTATACCAATTCGCATTTATTTGAATAACCCTCACTTTCCAATGTCCTTAAGATGATTTTGACTAACCCAACTTTCCAATCACTCGGAGAAGAATTGTGGTAAGATGGTGTTGACAAATAACCGAGTAATATTATTGACAGATCATCAAATACAAACATATATTAAAGATCCTAAATAAATAATGATGATCAAATACAAACGGTTCTTTTATAAAAAAAGATATGGTCATGGGGTCGGAATAAAAATGCTTGATGCAATTCAGTTTATTCGTTTGTGCATGAGATTTCTACTCGCTTGAATGGAGGAACTTTCTGAGCAGTGGTGGTTCCGAGTCTTGATTGGGGAAGCCCAATGTTAGGAATCACTCAATGCAATTAGCTGATTCACCTTGTGTGCATGGAAAGGGGGAACAAATTCAAAAAATTGCACAATTTTCCCACATCCATCAACTTATCATCAAccggtcgagttgagtcgacagGTTGAAACaaccaaaaattataaagagattTAAACCAGAAATTctgtgattttttaaatattaaccTGTCGAACTGAATTTTGACCAGTCGTTCAGATCCCGTCGACATGTTGAAATAGGCAAAAAACGTTCAGAGAAAATTCTAGAATTTCTGAAAATTCTCATTGAACTTTGACCTTCAACCATAATGGTCGATCAGTCAAACTATGCAAAGTGTGTTCGATCCTTCTTAGCTTCTTTTCTTCGATTTATCTTAGCCATTAATGAGTCTGTGACCCAttctacatcatcatcatcacatctcTTATCCAATAAAAGATGGAATAAGATTaggagattttcttttctttttttcttttttttaagaaataaagataaaaatgaaTGTCTTTGGCTTGTGTAACTGGTCAGTTATCCCCATAAGCACCATTACATAAAAATCGATAAGTCATGCATTTTGGA containing:
- the LOC131241389 gene encoding UPF0481 protein At3g47200-like yields the protein MENKSWAVDVREEVERMSLSDEEEMWKKRSIYRIPTWCADLNRKAYKPQVISFGPIHHGEAHLKPMEEHKRRALVHFLKRTDKPIDIYRDALAKVVQQLMDSYEQLDEEWRDSEKFLQLMILDGCFMLEMLYKAHGMTDNYAFSDPIFSYHGKVHNMPFIRRDMLMIENQIPLLVLEKLIAVEKGEDNNEEFIHKLILKFCILNAKPMKMGLGLHVLDVVRKSMLQIRHPRPSSSTPPIPSLPSFPTHPSTGEIVRSAWELYEAGIRFKKSKTQSLKDVKFRDGILRLPVVVVDDTTESTFLNLMAFERLHVGAGNEVTSYVCFMDNLIDTGKDVSLLHSKGIIQNALGSDKDAAKLFNSLTKDATLEPDGNLDDVQRKVNDYCKKQWNKWRANLIHTYFRSPWAVISLIAAVFLLGLTVAQTVYSILPYYN